CTCTGCAGGTTTTTATTAGAACTTCATGCAGATTTTATCAGgtgaaaaagatgttttgtttgttgttttttttgcagcacAACTACCTTGCTCAGGTCACGTCTAACATCTGGGGAACCAAATTTAAAATTGTGGGTTTGGCTGCTTTCCTACCAACGAACCTTGGTGCAGGTAAAAGTaaattcttttgatttttttgcatATCAATGTTTCtaacaaataacaaatttaTGCTGTCGGATTCATTTCAGGTGATCAGAAATCTTCTTTAACAAAGCTATTTTCTGTGGACAGTAGGaattatattttacaaattttacTGTAGCTAAAAGAGATTCAAATCTATAAATACGATAACAAGATGAAGATGTTAGAAGTCTTAGCTGTAATGAACAGATTAATTAATAGTAAAGTTCAGACCTTaacaggaggaaattcttcactcagagggtggtgaggcactggcacaggttgcccagagaggttgtggatgccccatccctggaggtgttcaggacCAGGTTGGACAGGGACCTGggcaacttgatctagtgggtgacatcccaGCCTATAGCAGGGGCTTGGGACTAGGTGGTCTtcagggtcccttccaacctaagctGTTCTATGGTTCTATCATTCTGTGGTAACCCTCAGCAGATTTCCTTTCTGAGACATTTCCCATTTTCCCCGAGTTCATATAAGTCTGTAGAATCCTGTGGTCAAGAGTTCCAAAAGCagaatggaagaaatatttttctttcctaaatatAGATGCAAATACAGGATGAAGTAATTTATTATTTCCACAGCTTATTTAACTAAAGAGAGACTGCTTCTGTTTAAGGAGAAATAGCTGAAAGAAACAACcctttttatactgtttatGCAAAAATAACATCACATGGTGATTTGGTTATGAGTGGCCCATACATGCagttgttcaaaaataaataatataaaaatagtcATAACTCTTCTATCTGCTTTGAATTAATTCTCTCTCTTAGCTTTAGATGGTCTTTGTgtgacagatttctttttttttttttatttcttgttataCTTTGTCTCCAGTAATATATAAAACCAGTTTGCTGCATCTTCAGCCCAGGCAGATGACAATATATCTCCCAGAAGTGCGAAAGATTTCAATGGACTACATTAACCTGCCTGTCTTTAAtccaaatgttttcagtgaagatgaagatgatTTACCGGGTAAGGAGGAACTGGAGATCTTACAAATTATGGGTTAAGCTAGCTGGAGGACAGATCATTTGTGTCACTAGCTCCCTCTGGTAAATACACAAATCAAAATCTCTTACTCTGATGGAGTCCTGTAGAATAGAATTAGAACAAGGCTAATATGTATTACGGACAtggttttttttaaaaatacacggAAAGTATAATCCACATAGAGCTACTAAGTTTCAAGTTCATTGTAACATTAATCATCTTCTGTTTAGCTCACTAAGAATTCTCTGTAGACTGAAGCCTTGCATTTCCCATCTTTGTAGGCCAGAATTATGTTGTGTCAGAAGCCCAGAAGGGTTGTTCTTGTGACCTGATGGCATCAAAGCACCATCTGCTGACCGGAGCCTGGGGAGGTTCCTGACTTACCCAGCCACATTTTGAGATGTGTTAAAAGCCCATTTGGATTTTTATCAGTATTGAGTCTTACAGAGAGGCTAAAATAGTGTATTGTATAATCGATGGGGGATCAGGAAGGAATTTCTAATTTCTCTGAGGTGGAAGGTAGCAGAACATTCAAGTAGTGCAGGCAAGGCTTGGTTGCAGGTGATATGGGTGTGACAGATATGTGTGGGGTGATAAGAGTGTGGACTAGAAGTACTGAAGACCTTctccaataaaacaaaacaaaccaccaaacaaaaaaaaccatgcAAATAAGATGAATACATAATTGCCAAAAAGTTAAATTAATACAATTTCAGGATTCTCACATCGATGAGGGATTCCTGTTTCTCATGTCACAGTTTTTTGGAACTATGGAGTGGCCTTCATGGACAGCCAGCATTCTTTAAGGGGGAAGATGTGTGAGCACTGCAAAGGACTTACAAGCTTGAGATAGAAGCTAATGAAGTAAATAGAAATTCTCACATTATTTTGGACTATCATTTTGACTGCTGAAAGCATTCCAGCTTGTGACTAATCCAAGGATCAGagtatttctctgaatttttaaagaaatattcatgtGCTTAAAAGGAAGCCCATTCCCTCATGATTTGAGGCTTGGCTTGTTTAATTTATGTCTACCTGATATGAACCTGTAGgatttgaagaaagaaatagtttcttcagaaaaatctgaaaaaaaagtaataacattTTCTAGTATGAAACCTGATTCAAGCATACAGGACATAATAGAAAAattgaataagaaaaaaaaaaagaagttttttttgtcCCTTCATGAAAATTGGATCTGCAatatcatttctttttatattatttaaagagCCGAAACAGTATTGTGAATCAAAAGTTTGTAAACACCACAGAAATATGGGGAAAACTGATAGAGTTTTGTTCGAGCTCTTTGAGAAAGGTAATAAAAGAGTCACATTACCCAGTCCTCTATAAGAATCTTTCTCTTCTGgccacttttttctttgaagtttctTCTGAACATTCATTTCTGACTTGActacttaaattttaaaaccttttggAGATATCCTTTCTTAAAGCACGTATATAACGAAAGAAAGTACCTTATActaacaggaaaatatattgCAGTGTAGATGATGATTACAtaacagatttaaaacaagTAAACCACAACAAGAACAATAATAGTAGAAAGCTGCTCTTGGGCAGTGGAATTTATTAGTGAAGTACTCTTGGGACAGGTACTTTTTAATGTAGTCAGTAAAGACTTGGCAAGGCAAACGGACAGCGAATTGATTTAACTTGCAAATTATGCAAACAAATCAATTAAAAACCATTggagaaatgagaaaacattGGATTTAAACACATTGGGATATTATGCAACACCATCATAAATGAGGTGTTATTTGGATAGGCACTTAATTCCCATGACAGCGACGTTCGGGATTGCTCAAGCCAAGCTAACAATTAAAATTCATGCTCTGGAGGATAAATTGCTAACCTACAGGCATTGGGATGAGTGCATGGCCTGCCAGCCAGGCACAGAATCACACTGCCTCAGGGTCCGTGGAGTTTAGCTGTCAGCCTTCTTCTAAAGGAATAAGCAGAGCTACCGTAAAAGCTAGCCAGCATAGCCACCAACATCTGTACACCTACTATCTTTGGCTGGGGTGACTGATGTTGATAAGAACCTAATGCtattgaaaatgtaattatagAGTATGGGTAGGTGACTAgacttttaattagaaattaatgaGGAACTGGGCAGTGGCTGGAGGAGTTCTGCCTAATGGATACCTTGCCTGATTGCATCTTGCAGATCAGAAGTCTTCACAGAATTTCCAGACACATGTGATCATGGATACAACTCActtataattttccttttttttttttttttttttttttaaatacaggaaaactAATAAGGACTCTGCAACATTCTTaggttcttttttgtttatatataacTTTGTCTTCTCACTCATTATTATATTAGTTCTTATTTTGACTCCTGCACCTGTACTTGCTTCCAACTTTCTCATTTCCCTGTTGCTCTCCAGCTTTTCAGTGGTAGCTCCTATTGGAATCAGTCTCACCCCTTTTTGCAGAAGGAATTGTGAACTGTTGGAGCAAAGTCCATGCTTTGTGCTTAAAATTGTCAGAACTGCTTCTTGCCGCACTCTCACTTGTTCACCACCATGTATGGGAAACTTTTCATATAGTCGTCTGCTTCTTTTCACATTTATGATTGCAGCCAAACCAAATACTGAAGCTGAAAGTGCCCTGACTATAATAATTACTTCTTGAATCTTTCTGGATTCCCTCTATTTCCTCACATCTTTTCCACAAGAACTTGCTTTCAATAACTTCTATGTGTTTTGTCTGTATTTCATTCCATCATATTCCTCcctctgtttcattttccttcttttattgtGTTGCTTTGTCATTCACTGTACTCAAGGGATAATAATACTTCCCTTTCGCCAGCTGGTGTCTGTATTCTCCAGTTTGCCTAAGCTCATTGAATTTGGGAACATTTTACTAACAATTTATACAGTGCTTTTAGTGCAAGTTTTCcactttcttattttccttcactttttttttaaagacaatattCATCAAACACCTAAGTCAAAGCTGCTAATTGCCATCAGATCAGAGAGTAGGCTTGAGGAGCATCACTGTATCCTCTGCTTAAAGCTTGGTCTCTAGCCTGACTGGCACTAGAGAGTGTCAGCCTGGGCAGGTGGGGACTGCTTTGTGCCCCACCGTCATGTAGCATCAGCCCTAGAGAAAGTCAGGGAGGCACCTTGGGTGATCCTAGTATGAAGGCCAAAGAAAAAAGGGCAGCAGCCGGGGGGGCTGTGAGTGGATGTTCTTTTCTATTGTGTGTTAATGTATTTACTGTCAAAAAACTTGCCTGAAAAGTAATGTGAGTCGTGATTCAGAAAACCTTTTATTCCTTTGATTATGGTAGTTACAACTGGATGATGAGTGAGTGGTAGGGTGGACCCATCAGGTACACTCATTGCTCTGGGAAAGTCCATGGGGATCAGTGCAGGCTGAAGGAAGGCTCTGAAACACCACTGCTAGAAGTTAACTTAAAGCTGATCAACAGCTCTTGTGCAATGAGAGTCAGTGAAGATAGTGAAGATAGTCAGTGAAGATAGGCTCGCTTAATTGCTCCAGCTAATGTCTGATTTCAGAAGCTGATAGCAGCCCATCTAAACAGCAGAGCGCTTAAGCAAGTACAACAGATAAGCAGGCTGTTCAAGCAGTCAAAGGTAAAGCAGAACGACAAGGTGCAAGAGACATGCCATGGTTTTCTTCTCActagctttaaaaacaattctCCTCAGTTGCTGAATTTTGTGTAAACACTGCCGTGAAATTTTTGAGTGCTGCATTTTTTAGCCTCCCACATGCCTTCCACAAAGTGCTGGAGAAAACCAAACGGCGCGTGAGGCATTTCTGGAACATTCCCAGGTTTGGTGCCTGCTGTCCTTGTGCTTGCCtaagtgctgtgctcagcaaaGGCTGGCAGGGATGAGCGGGATGTGAGCAGCCTCTCCACATGCAAGGAGCCCGTCAGTTGACTGGATGTGTCTTTGTTGCAGTGCCCGGGGCACCCGGAGCCCCCGCCAGCAGCCCGCCCTGCACCGTCAACATCCCCATCGCGCCCATCCACAGCTCGGCCCAGGCCATGTCGCCCACACAGAGCATCGGCTTGGTGCAGTCGCTGCTGGCTAACCAGAACGTGCAGCTGGACGTGCTGGCCAACCCTCCGGCCGAGGCGGGGGGCGAGGGGACGGGACCCTTCCCGGGGCCCCCGGGGCGCTTCCCTGGCCCCGGCCCTGGCCCCGGGGCAATGGcagcggtggcggcggcggccggtGGGGAGCTGGGCCGCACCATCCCTGCGCCCCCCACCATCGCCCCACCGCCCCCCGCCATGGCCCTCGCTGACCTCCGGGACCACGGTGACCGCGATCACGAGCCCCCTCCCAAGGCCAAGGCCCCGCGGCCGGGGCCGCAGCTGGTGGAAGGCGACGCCGTCGTCTTCGGGGCcgcccaggagctgcagctgaacAAGATGAACCCCCCGCCACCCTACCCCGGCACCGTCCCTCCCGCTGggcccccaccaccaccacccggccccccgccgccgcccctcgACCTCTGTCTGAAAAAGGGGGAGTTCTCCCTCTACCCGGCCGGGCACTACCAGCCGCCGCTGGGCTACGAGCGGATAACGACATTCGACAGCAGCGGGAACGTGGAGGAGGTGTGCCGGCCTCGCACACGGATGCTCTGCGCCCAGGGCACCTACACCCTGCCGGGGCCCGGCAGCTCCGCCACCCTGCGCATCACCGCCGCCGAGAAGAAgatgcagcagccctgcaccagCGCCACCCTCAACCGGCTGACGGTCCCTCGTTACTCCATCCCCAGCGGGGACCCGCCGCCATACCCCGACATCGCCAGCCAGCTGTCGCAGGGCAGGAGCATGGCGCAGAGGCTGGACAGCACTATCATTCATGCCACGCTGCGGAGGAACAGCAGGGAGGCGGCGCTGAAAATGGCCCAGCTGGTGGACGGCCAGAGAGCCACCTTGCAGCTTCCCCCCAAAGCCAAGAGCAGCGTGGTGACGGCGCAGTACCAGCAGAGAGTACCCACCGCCCTGTACACCTGCAGCCAGTgcagcagcggcggcagcaCCACCAGCGCTGCTGGTATGGGCAGCATGGCTAACGCCAACGCTAGCAACAGCACTTCCAGTATGGGTGGCATGAGACCTGATCTGGGCGCGGGGAgtggctcccagcacagctctgtcctCGCTCACTCCGTCAGCACTTCACCCCTGGCCTCCCAGTCCTCCTACAGCCTGCTGAGCCCGCCTGACAGCTCCCGTGACCGGGCGGATTATATCAACTCCGCCTTCACGGAGGATGAGGCCCTTTCTCAGCACTGCCCGGTGGAAAAATCAATACGGCACGTACCCGTGGCCTTGACGGAGGCTGCCATCAGCGTGAAACGGCCACCGCCCTACCAGTGGGACCCTATGATGAGTGAAGAGATATGGGTTCCTCAGGAAAGGACATCGCAGAGCTCAGTGCCCAACCCTCTAAAACCGGCTCCTCTCATCATCGGACAAGCGCAGCATCTGGATATGTCTCGAGTGCCGTTCGTCTCCCCTAAGTCTCCGACCAGTCCCACTGCCACCTTCCAGACGAGTTACGGGGTTGGAGTACCATACCCAGGAAGCTACAGTGCCCCCCCCCTTCAGGGAatgcagcccccctgctcccccaaaGAAGCTCTGGCCCCCACGCAGTTTGCACAGCAGGAGCCGACCGTCGTGCTTCAGCCAGGTTACCCGCCCAACCTCTCCTACTGCCCTCTGCCGCCCATGTACCCGGGAAGTAGCGCCTGCTCTAGTTTACAGCTGCCACCGATAGCCTTGCACCCGTGGAGCTCCTACAGCGCATGCCCACCCGTGCAGAACCCCCAGGGCACTCTGCCCCCCAAGCCGCTCCTGGTGGTGGAGAAGCCGGTCATGTCTCCCCCGCCAGCGGAGCTTCAGGGCCACGTGGGCACAGAGGTAATGGTGGAGACGGCGGACACCTTCCAGGAGGTGCTCTCCTTGACCGAAAGCCCTGTTCCCCAAAGGACAGACAAATTTGGCAAGAAGAGCCGGAAGCGACTCGATAGTCGCGCTGAGGAAGGGAACGTGCAGGCTATCACCGAGGGCAAGGTCAAAAAGGAGGCGAGGACACTGACTGACTTCAATTCGCTAATATCCAGCCCGAGgctggggagagagaagaagaaagtcaAGAGCCAGAAAGACCAGCTGAAGTCCAAGAAGCTGAACAAGACAAATGAATTTCAGGATAGTTCAGAGAGCGAGCCAGAGCTTTTTATCAGCGGGGACGAACTGATGAACCAGAGTCAGGGCAGCAAAAAGGGTTGGAAGACCAAAAGGAATTTGAGGACAGCCAGTGAGCTGGATGAGTTTAAGTGCCGTAAGGCCAGCGAGAAGGAGGACGGGCGGCtggggagccagggctttgtGTATGTGATGGCCAACAAGCAGCCGCTGTGGAACGAGGCAACGCAAGTCTACCAGCTGGACTTCGGAGGGCGGGTGACCCAGGAGTCTGCAAAAAACTTCCAGATTGAGCTGGAAGGACGACAGGTAGGAGGGCGGCAGCAGGCACCGCGGGTgggtgggaaggggggaaaGCTGGGCAAGAATACCTCCAGCTCGTGTTAGCTGCTCTTTGAAAAAAACTTTGCTATGCACAGAAAGTAATCCATAAAAGCCAGCAATCAGACGTCTAGGTCCAGAGCTAAGGGCAAAGTTCAGCTGTAAAGTAAATTTACCAAGTATGTTTTGAATTACTCCAGTCAGACATAGGAGCAAAGGCCTCCTTTAATCTGACTAGCTTTTACTTCCGAAGGTAAGTGTTTTTTGTAATAAAGTGCAAGGGGAAAATGCAACACATTTACCCAGCTGTAGTTGCATTTGAAGTCAGATATTGCGAATAATAGTGTAATGATCACTGCTCAGTTCTTGTGATAATTACACAGGTAAGCTCCATTCAACAGATAGCTAAGATAGACAGACATACAATTAGGTTCCCTTGTTCAAAATTTCCTCTCATGAGTTACCAGGCCTGTGGGGCTGGTTCTTAATCCTAAAGGAACAAGTGGGAGCTCTGAGCCTAGCAAGAGCGGCTTGTGGCCTGCCATGTATGGCCTGTGGGTAGAGGAGTTTGTGGAAAGTTCAGAAAATCAAAGTATTTAGTTTTCGTCTCTCTCACCTTGGCCTAAATGGGATGTTATCACATCAGAAATAGGCCATTAATTGATACAAATAAGCAGGACACCAAACTAAATCTTGGGAGATACAGATTTAATTCCTGGTTCAGTTGTACCGTCTCTGAGTATCTCTTTCGGTTTATTAAAAACGTCAAAGCTCTCAGCTCCCTCTGATTTAACTTGGGAGTTTAGTGTCGTAAATATCCAGTGTAATGACCAGTGGTAGTCTCTTGGTTTTGTCCATCTGTAACGACTCATTGAAAAGGCAGTGACCATGGATAAATGCCCATAAAAAACATGCTGCCCATAGGCATTGCTGGTGATGGGACAAAGCCTCCACTTGCAGACAGCCTCCATTCTAGCTCAAGGAACTTCACTGCAGGAAAGCTATGATCTGAGCTTCTCATTAAGCCAATGAGAAAGCAGCAATAGTAGGCCAAACTTCAGATATTGCTTGCAGCAGAACAACCTGAGTCGCCTCGCTTTACATTTCAAGCAGCTCCCACTGCCCCTTTGCTAATTCATTCTCAGTGTAATTATGTGCTaaggaaatttatttcaaagaggAAATACAGCTTACTGGGTGCGAAGTGCTATGGTCAGGAGGTTTGTTATTCTCCTTCCCTGAAAGCTCCttcctgtgaaaacaaaatctgttttcctcatGTGGTGATGTCAGGATCTCTCCAAGACAGAGGAAatcattttcttgctgttggtGTGACCTACATCTCTTGAAGTCATTGGTAACAATCTGCTTACATCTGTGCTTTATAGAGTCCAGCACATTCAAAAGCTCTATTTATAGTCAAATACTAGTCAAGTACTCTATGTGGTCAAATGTTATTCTTCTTGGGCTTCTTACCCCCTTCTGTGAATAGCCCCACTCATATTAGTTGAGGATGATTAACAGAAGTGTTCTtacaaaagagcaaaaatatttgattcttctctgttttctttactgtgattcacttttttttttgaccttgttctccttttccttccctcctcctcttcccctgctccccaggtGATGCAGTTTGGAAGGATTGATGGCAATGCTTATATTTTGGACTTTCAGTATCCATTTTCTGCAGTGCAAGCCTTTGCTGTTGCTCTGGCTAATGTGACTCAACGCCTCAAATGAACAAGCAGAgatgagagagaggaaaatgttgACAAAACCTTCTCATAAAGTCCAAACCGGAAAATGTCAGAGCAGCCCGCTTTAGGTGCACAGAGGT
The nucleotide sequence above comes from Aythya fuligula isolate bAytFul2 chromosome 3, bAytFul2.pri, whole genome shotgun sequence. Encoded proteins:
- the TULP4 gene encoding tubby-related protein 4, yielding MFAAVEHGPVLCSDSNILCLSWKGRVPKSEKEKPVCRRRYYEEGWLATGNGRGVVGVTFTSSHCRRDRNTPQRINFNLRGHNSEVVLVRWNEPFQKLATCDADGGIFVWIQYEGRWSVELVNDRGAQVSDFTWSHDGTQALISYRDGFVLVGSVSGQRHWSSEINLESQITCGIWTPDDQQVLFGTADGQVIVMDCHGRMLAHVLLHESDGILSMSWNYPSFLVEDSSESDTDSDDYSPPQDGPAAYPVPVQNTKPLLTVSFTSGDISLMNNYDDLSPTIIRSGLKDVVVQWCTQGDLLAVAGMEKQCQLVELSNGSLLKSALVKFYNVRGEHIYTLETPVQRPIISICWGHRDSRLLMASGPALYVVRVEHRVSSLQLLCQQTIASCLRDDKDISKLTLPPRLCSYLTTAFIPTIKPPIPDPNNMRDFVSYPTAGNERLHCTMKRTEDDPEVGGPCYTLYLEYLGGLVPILKGRRISKLRPEFVIMDPKTDGKADEIYGNSLISTVIDSCNCSDSSDIELSDDWAAKKSPKISRASKSPKLPRINIEARKSPKMSRAAQEISRSPRLPIRKPSIGSPSLTRREFPLEDITQHNYLAQVTSNIWGTKFKIVGLAAFLPTNLGAVIYKTSLLHLQPRQMTIYLPEVRKISMDYINLPVFNPNVFSEDEDDLPVPGAPGAPASSPPCTVNIPIAPIHSSAQAMSPTQSIGLVQSLLANQNVQLDVLANPPAEAGGEGTGPFPGPPGRFPGPGPGPGAMAAVAAAAGGELGRTIPAPPTIAPPPPAMALADLRDHGDRDHEPPPKAKAPRPGPQLVEGDAVVFGAAQELQLNKMNPPPPYPGTVPPAGPPPPPPGPPPPPLDLCLKKGEFSLYPAGHYQPPLGYERITTFDSSGNVEEVCRPRTRMLCAQGTYTLPGPGSSATLRITAAEKKMQQPCTSATLNRLTVPRYSIPSGDPPPYPDIASQLSQGRSMAQRLDSTIIHATLRRNSREAALKMAQLVDGQRATLQLPPKAKSSVVTAQYQQRVPTALYTCSQCSSGGSTTSAAGMGSMANANASNSTSSMGGMRPDLGAGSGSQHSSVLAHSVSTSPLASQSSYSLLSPPDSSRDRADYINSAFTEDEALSQHCPVEKSIRHVPVALTEAAISVKRPPPYQWDPMMSEEIWVPQERTSQSSVPNPLKPAPLIIGQAQHLDMSRVPFVSPKSPTSPTATFQTSYGVGVPYPGSYSAPPLQGMQPPCSPKEALAPTQFAQQEPTVVLQPGYPPNLSYCPLPPMYPGSSACSSLQLPPIALHPWSSYSACPPVQNPQGTLPPKPLLVVEKPVMSPPPAELQGHVGTEVMVETADTFQEVLSLTESPVPQRTDKFGKKSRKRLDSRAEEGNVQAITEGKVKKEARTLTDFNSLISSPRLGREKKKVKSQKDQLKSKKLNKTNEFQDSSESEPELFISGDELMNQSQGSKKGWKTKRNLRTASELDEFKCRKASEKEDGRLGSQGFVYVMANKQPLWNEATQVYQLDFGGRVTQESAKNFQIELEGRQVMQFGRIDGNAYILDFQYPFSAVQAFAVALANVTQRLK